One stretch of Sphingomonas rosea DNA includes these proteins:
- a CDS encoding ATP-binding protein has translation MNEHSIVRSMVLRTAGGLPESSPLAAALLEWATPHRDWLTPGRVDDLDWPALLASLAEPRAVEEPSQSLDLVGALAALLELPPFDAALLTAMVACDRLPRVTLLTRILGKHGHHLPTLLGEVAGAPPNEAERLVRRSAPIRLDLAEFILNRQGELEVMVSWPLERLLDRAPNGGAEMLETLVGQRQPPVLGLADFAHVAHADFLVRLLRGAVSQRECGINVLIHGPPGTGKTEFARTLAHAAGATLHGVGEADDDGEEPSRWDRIAALTLSQRLLAGRGNAVLLFDEMEDLIGDARPSGGDWVSRRQGSKVFVNRLLETNKVPVIWTTNAIGNVDGAILRRMSFVLKFDLPNRRAAEAMLARVTREEAVAPSPRLTALLAAAPETATVLRVASRAGRLAGDVDGGATAAEALVRALRGGDLAPPPPADFDLDLLESDHSIASLFGSIGRHDAVAILLSGPPGTGKTAFAHHLAEAIDRPLLVKRASDLLSKWVGETEAQIAGAFAEARQRGALLLFDEADSLLFDRATARTSWEVGQVNELLTWLDLHPLPVVAATNYVERLDPATLRRFVFKVRLDPMSPARAARAFERFFGMPAPRSLGEVSGLTPGDFQVVKRQLRFMPASGGQELVDRLRVEAEAKRGRSVRVGF, from the coding sequence ATGAACGAACATTCGATCGTCCGGAGCATGGTGCTTCGGACCGCCGGCGGCTTGCCGGAATCATCCCCGCTCGCGGCCGCGTTGCTCGAGTGGGCAACACCGCATCGCGATTGGCTGACGCCTGGACGTGTTGACGACCTCGACTGGCCGGCGCTTCTCGCCAGCCTCGCCGAGCCGCGCGCGGTCGAGGAGCCGTCGCAGTCACTCGATCTCGTCGGCGCGCTTGCCGCGCTGTTGGAACTCCCGCCTTTCGACGCGGCCCTGCTGACGGCGATGGTCGCGTGCGACCGACTGCCGCGCGTCACCCTGCTCACCAGGATCCTGGGCAAGCACGGACACCATCTGCCGACGCTCCTTGGCGAGGTGGCCGGCGCGCCGCCGAACGAGGCGGAGCGCCTGGTGCGGCGCAGCGCGCCCATTCGCCTCGACCTCGCCGAGTTCATCCTGAACCGGCAGGGCGAGCTGGAGGTCATGGTGAGCTGGCCGCTCGAGCGCTTGCTCGATCGCGCGCCCAATGGGGGTGCCGAGATGCTCGAAACCCTGGTCGGCCAACGCCAGCCGCCAGTGCTCGGCCTTGCCGACTTCGCGCATGTCGCCCACGCCGACTTTCTGGTGCGCCTGCTTCGTGGCGCGGTGAGCCAGCGCGAATGCGGGATCAACGTCCTGATCCACGGTCCCCCGGGCACGGGCAAGACCGAGTTCGCCCGTACGCTCGCACACGCCGCCGGCGCGACGCTGCACGGGGTCGGCGAGGCTGACGACGATGGCGAGGAGCCTAGCCGCTGGGACCGCATCGCAGCGCTGACCCTATCGCAGCGGCTCCTCGCCGGGCGCGGCAATGCGGTCCTGCTGTTCGACGAGATGGAAGATCTGATCGGCGACGCGCGCCCGTCCGGCGGCGACTGGGTCTCGCGGCGCCAGGGAAGCAAGGTGTTCGTCAACCGATTGCTCGAAACCAACAAGGTTCCGGTGATCTGGACCACCAACGCCATCGGCAACGTCGACGGGGCCATCCTCCGGCGCATGAGCTTTGTCCTCAAGTTCGACCTGCCGAACCGGCGGGCTGCCGAGGCGATGCTGGCGCGCGTCACGCGCGAGGAAGCGGTCGCGCCCAGCCCGCGCCTCACGGCCCTGCTCGCCGCGGCCCCCGAGACCGCGACCGTACTGCGTGTCGCCTCGCGGGCCGGGCGCCTCGCCGGTGACGTCGATGGCGGCGCCACGGCCGCGGAAGCGCTCGTCCGGGCGCTGCGCGGAGGTGATCTTGCCCCGCCCCCGCCTGCGGACTTCGACCTCGATCTCCTCGAAAGCGACCATTCGATCGCCAGCCTGTTCGGCTCGATCGGCCGACACGATGCCGTCGCCATCCTGTTGAGCGGGCCGCCGGGCACGGGGAAGACAGCGTTCGCGCATCATCTTGCCGAAGCGATCGACCGCCCGCTGCTCGTCAAGCGGGCCTCCGACCTGCTCTCCAAGTGGGTCGGCGAGACCGAAGCGCAGATCGCGGGCGCATTCGCCGAGGCACGGCAACGCGGCGCACTGCTGCTGTTCGACGAAGCGGACTCGCTGCTGTTCGATCGTGCAACGGCGCGAACCAGCTGGGAGGTCGGGCAGGTCAATGAACTGCTCACCTGGCTCGACCTGCACCCGCTTCCGGTCGTCGCGGCCACCAATTACGTCGAGCGACTGGATCCGGCGACCCTGCGCCGCTTCGTCTTCAAGGTCCGCCTCGATCCGATGAGCCCCGCGCGCGCCGC